A DNA window from Engystomops pustulosus chromosome 10, aEngPut4.maternal, whole genome shotgun sequence contains the following coding sequences:
- the TAMM41 gene encoding phosphatidate cytidylyltransferase, mitochondrial isoform X1, whose amino-acid sequence MALPAIQGTGYHFRRILSYFPQDISLAFAYGSAVFKQIGAAQSNAKNMVDFVFAVDDPITWHTMNLMQNRSHYSVLKYLGPKKISTVQNKYGAGVYYNTLVPCDGKVIKYGIVSTDTLIEDLLHWKTLYIAGRLHKPVKILLQKENGRLQTALTTNLKSALTASFLMLPESFTEEDLYLQIAGLSYSGDFRMIIGEDKAKVLNIVRPNLEHFRKLYSNILQECPQAVYKQAHGKIEVDKSPEGQFLQLMSLPKHLQQNITYLVDQPGRNRDVEEVLLQVAQDPDCGNVVQQALFGIVKSSSLSQSAKGVVTAGVKKTISYSAKKLYKMVRSLRKQ is encoded by the exons ATGGCTCTGCCAGCTATCCAGGGCACTGGCTACCACTTCCGTAGGATCCTCAGCTATTTTCCCCAGGATATCAGCCTTGCCTTTGCCTATGGATCAGCAGTGTTCAAGCAGATTGGGGCTGCCCAGAGCAATGCCAAG AACATGGTGGACTTTGTCTTTGCGGTGGACGATCCTATCACGTGGCATACGATGAACCTGATGCAGAACCGAAGTCACTACTCTGTGCTAAAATATCTGGGACCAAAGAAGATAAGTACTGTACAGAACAAGTATGGCGCTGGGGTCTATTACAACACTCTGGTCCCGTGTGATGGGAAG GTGATAAAGTATGGGATTGTGAGCACTGACACCCTGATTGAAGATTTACTGCATTGGAAAACCCTGTATATCGCTGGCCGCTTACATAAACCT GTGAAGATTCTGCTGCAGAAAGAGAACGGTCGTCTCCAAACCGCACTGACCACCAATCTGAAGAGTGCTCTCACTGCCTCCTTCCTCATGTTACCCGAAAGCTTTACCGAAGAAGACCTCTACCTGCAGATTGCTGGCCTCTCGTACTCCG GTGACTTCAGGATGATAATTGGTGAAGATAAGGCCAAGGTGCTAAACATTGTGAGGCCGAACCTTGAACATTTTCGGAAGCTTTATAGTAACATATTACAGGAGTGTCCCCAGGCTGTGTATAAGCAAGCGCATGGCAAAATAGAG gtAGATAAGAGTCCGGAGGGTCAGTTTTTGCAGTTGATGAGTTTGCCAAAGCATTTACAACAGAACATCACGTATCTGGTGGACCAACCAGGAAGGAATCGGGACGTAGAAGAAGTATTGCTACAAGTAGCCCAGGACCCCGACTGTGGGAACGTGGTTCAGCAAG ctttatttggcattGTGAAATCTTCCAGTTTGAGTCAAAGCGCTAAAGGAGTAGTGACTGCTG
- the TAMM41 gene encoding phosphatidate cytidylyltransferase, mitochondrial isoform X2, with protein sequence MVDFVFAVDDPITWHTMNLMQNRSHYSVLKYLGPKKISTVQNKYGAGVYYNTLVPCDGKVIKYGIVSTDTLIEDLLHWKTLYIAGRLHKPVKILLQKENGRLQTALTTNLKSALTASFLMLPESFTEEDLYLQIAGLSYSGDFRMIIGEDKAKVLNIVRPNLEHFRKLYSNILQECPQAVYKQAHGKIEVDKSPEGQFLQLMSLPKHLQQNITYLVDQPGRNRDVEEVLLQVAQDPDCGNVVQQALFGIVKSSSLSQSAKGVVTAGVKKTISYSAKKLYKMVRSLRKQ encoded by the exons ATGGTGGACTTTGTCTTTGCGGTGGACGATCCTATCACGTGGCATACGATGAACCTGATGCAGAACCGAAGTCACTACTCTGTGCTAAAATATCTGGGACCAAAGAAGATAAGTACTGTACAGAACAAGTATGGCGCTGGGGTCTATTACAACACTCTGGTCCCGTGTGATGGGAAG GTGATAAAGTATGGGATTGTGAGCACTGACACCCTGATTGAAGATTTACTGCATTGGAAAACCCTGTATATCGCTGGCCGCTTACATAAACCT GTGAAGATTCTGCTGCAGAAAGAGAACGGTCGTCTCCAAACCGCACTGACCACCAATCTGAAGAGTGCTCTCACTGCCTCCTTCCTCATGTTACCCGAAAGCTTTACCGAAGAAGACCTCTACCTGCAGATTGCTGGCCTCTCGTACTCCG GTGACTTCAGGATGATAATTGGTGAAGATAAGGCCAAGGTGCTAAACATTGTGAGGCCGAACCTTGAACATTTTCGGAAGCTTTATAGTAACATATTACAGGAGTGTCCCCAGGCTGTGTATAAGCAAGCGCATGGCAAAATAGAG gtAGATAAGAGTCCGGAGGGTCAGTTTTTGCAGTTGATGAGTTTGCCAAAGCATTTACAACAGAACATCACGTATCTGGTGGACCAACCAGGAAGGAATCGGGACGTAGAAGAAGTATTGCTACAAGTAGCCCAGGACCCCGACTGTGGGAACGTGGTTCAGCAAG ctttatttggcattGTGAAATCTTCCAGTTTGAGTCAAAGCGCTAAAGGAGTAGTGACTGCTG